One genomic segment of Pseudoalteromonas sp. GCY includes these proteins:
- a CDS encoding SapC family protein, with translation MAEQQVQPLHNEKHANIKVKNGVNVDFLKTQHLMPVVAHEFARVATEFPMAFVKNTESGQFQAVAMFGLQPGENLFVDGDKWTGSFVPMAAARYPFGLVKHPEQDQFGIVIDEASPLVGEEEGNALFEDGKETEYLGRRKEALVSYVEFARVTEAFTQYLADKELLVQQTLTVEIRGEKKDINGIYLVDERKLNELGDEDFLELRKRGYLAPIFAFLTSTHQVASLARMKAQREAS, from the coding sequence ATGGCGGAACAACAAGTGCAGCCTTTACACAACGAAAAGCACGCTAATATCAAAGTAAAAAATGGCGTGAACGTTGATTTCCTTAAAACTCAGCACTTAATGCCTGTAGTGGCGCATGAGTTTGCGCGTGTAGCGACAGAATTCCCAATGGCGTTTGTTAAAAACACTGAGTCAGGTCAATTTCAAGCGGTTGCTATGTTTGGTCTTCAGCCTGGTGAAAACCTATTTGTTGATGGTGATAAGTGGACTGGCAGCTTTGTGCCAATGGCCGCTGCACGTTACCCGTTTGGTTTGGTTAAGCACCCAGAGCAAGATCAGTTTGGTATTGTTATTGATGAAGCAAGTCCGCTAGTTGGTGAAGAAGAAGGCAATGCGCTTTTCGAAGACGGTAAAGAAACTGAATACCTAGGTCGTCGTAAAGAAGCGTTAGTTAGCTATGTTGAGTTTGCTCGCGTAACTGAAGCGTTTACTCAGTATCTTGCTGACAAAGAGCTTCTAGTTCAACAAACGCTAACGGTAGAAATCCGTGGTGAGAAAAAAGACATCAACGGTATCTACCTTGTGGATGAGCGTAAGCTAAACGAATTAGGTGACGAAGATTTCCTAGAGCTACGTAAACGTGGCTATTTAGCACCGATCTTCGCATTCTTAACTTCTACGCATCAAGTTGCGAGTCTTGCACGTATGAAGGCACAGCGCGAAGCGAGCTAA
- a CDS encoding tryptophan halogenase family protein has protein sequence MNITKIAIVGGGTAGWLAANHLGLALSSNSNVEITVIESLDIPSIGVGEGTVPYIVKSLKKFGISEAELLGSCDATFKQGIRFVSWLDEKVHGAHNFYYHPFEAPYPEGLDITNIWLNLGKKIPFDYVGIQSRVCESGLAPKLKTDGNYQGVLPYAYHFDAAKFAKLLKRNALDRFNVRVLNGTVDESKLDQTGHIESLCMTNGDILHFDFYVDCTGFSAKLISSVSNDSFQDKSEQLLVDTALVQQIERDDPSSLNPYTTATAHKAGWMWEIPLTSRTGTGFVYASKYMSHKEALETYARMLNVDSVNPRKIEMRVGYRNQSWSKNCVALGLAQGFVEPLEATSILLTDFSAEFLSKNFPLSRAEISVFSDHYNDAVNCAWESTIDFIQLHYILSDRVDSDFWVEYRSDVKLSDSLERKLAKFRLRSPQQMDFWSRFELFNEKNFLYVLYGMKFNTHPQTTSQAEFDIGLKLLDKNNEQLRRAKGALLDHGEWLKQFKQYMSS, from the coding sequence ATGAATATAACCAAGATCGCAATTGTTGGTGGGGGCACAGCTGGTTGGCTAGCAGCTAATCATCTCGGCTTAGCGCTTTCTTCAAATAGCAATGTCGAGATTACAGTAATTGAATCTTTAGATATACCAAGTATTGGTGTTGGAGAAGGTACAGTTCCTTACATAGTTAAAAGCCTAAAAAAATTTGGTATTTCTGAAGCGGAGCTTTTGGGGAGCTGTGATGCTACCTTCAAGCAGGGGATAAGATTTGTTTCGTGGCTTGATGAAAAAGTTCATGGAGCACATAACTTTTATTATCACCCATTTGAAGCGCCATATCCCGAAGGACTGGATATAACTAATATATGGTTAAATTTAGGGAAAAAAATACCGTTTGATTACGTTGGGATACAATCAAGGGTCTGTGAATCGGGGCTTGCACCTAAACTAAAAACCGATGGCAACTATCAAGGTGTGCTACCATACGCATATCATTTCGATGCAGCAAAATTCGCAAAATTGCTCAAACGTAATGCCCTAGATAGATTTAATGTCAGAGTTTTAAATGGAACAGTTGATGAATCTAAACTAGATCAAACAGGACATATTGAATCTCTTTGCATGACAAATGGAGACATACTGCATTTTGACTTTTACGTAGATTGTACTGGTTTTTCAGCGAAGCTAATAAGCTCAGTTTCTAATGACAGTTTTCAGGATAAAAGTGAGCAGTTGTTGGTAGATACAGCGCTAGTACAGCAGATAGAAAGAGATGATCCAAGCAGCTTGAATCCTTACACAACGGCAACCGCACATAAAGCTGGCTGGATGTGGGAAATCCCCCTTACTTCCCGTACTGGAACTGGTTTTGTTTATGCGTCTAAATATATGTCACATAAAGAGGCTTTAGAAACGTATGCAAGAATGCTGAATGTTGACTCTGTGAATCCTAGAAAAATAGAAATGAGAGTGGGCTATAGGAATCAAAGCTGGAGTAAAAATTGTGTAGCGCTAGGACTAGCGCAGGGGTTTGTCGAGCCTTTGGAAGCAACATCTATTTTACTAACAGACTTTTCTGCGGAATTCTTGTCGAAGAATTTCCCACTTTCTAGAGCTGAGATATCGGTATTCAGTGACCACTATAATGATGCAGTGAACTGCGCATGGGAAAGTACAATCGATTTCATCCAGTTGCATTATATCCTTTCTGACAGGGTTGATAGTGACTTTTGGGTAGAGTATCGAAGCGATGTAAAGCTCTCAGACTCTCTAGAGCGGAAGCTTGCAAAATTTAGGCTACGTTCGCCCCAACAAATGGATTTTTGGAGTCGCTTTGAGCTATTTAATGAAAAGAACTTTTTATATGTTCTGTATGGAATGAAATTTAACACTCACCCGCAAACGACGTCTCAAGCAGAGTTTGATATTGGGCTTAAATTATTAGATAAGAACAATGAGCAACTAAGGCGAGCTAAAGGAGCTCTTTTAGATCATGGAGAGTGGCTTAAACAATTTAAGCAATATATGTCATCGTAA
- a CDS encoding TonB-dependent receptor, with the protein MLANNFKKSLLAVNVSIALGAGFSGVVVAEESQNQVQENVEVIEVRGLRASNKENINTKRFATAVVDAVSAEDIGKFPDSDVGQALGRIPGISVGRAFGQGSSVSIRGTDPSMTLTTLNGQNVASTGWYDQMNLDRSFNYSMLPSQLIGGIEVYKATQANLVEGGIGGTVIVKTRKPLDLESNTSFLSLKGEYGTLNEEISPEVSGLYSWKNKDETFGVLVAAAYIDREYLRQGTEADLDWGGNSSVQPSSFLQDQERTAIDVTLQYRPTEKLELGIHALSLELGADSTGANMYFGTDNNWGAWTPEESVCKTYNAAGVCTYSDTPKDRGSNVFFQNWARQGEMTSDTLEFNWKYQSDTYEISGVLGHSKAEGGTDMSANFGFGWWGNAYVDGNGLKQTSDANFDQVNWWGVVDATGKQIKLDGADLGFTVEQLPAYGTTSTWTGIKGPNKDEEVYGQVDFDYYVDFGAINKLEFGVRYTEHEFEKKLYTAVYDQSKITAPADGENAGGFANYFSVQDLYSGTMPIGYDGWTIPRANRDAMINATLSLIDQFAYNRSGYGKIEEDNLSLYAMASFEGEGFRGNFGLRYVSTDVTSKGHIIDNSPADILANNNGWSEAPVGVDGDYNDVLPSANITFDLSEDLILRVSAGQAITRPNYDNLLLSKVTGYPDDRIGNEEITYGNPDLKPMKSSQADVSLEYYYGEDGLFAVTYFIKDVSNFIVATTDFNQQIGVINNDLTTPADDWTVNRYKNAGGGEIDGVEFQWNHAWDNGFGINANYTYTDAGAPAEVYTDNLSRFTESSEHMLNLVGYWENDEFSARAAYNWRSEYMIREYGNYYGNRMHDDFGTLDLTFGWQVTDYAALTFEVVNVTEEDDVQYGAAEVGADVKPALQDGFPTWSFRGEATYRLGVNFNF; encoded by the coding sequence GTGTTAGCTAATAATTTCAAAAAAAGCTTACTTGCAGTTAACGTCAGCATCGCACTAGGTGCGGGCTTTTCAGGCGTTGTAGTTGCAGAAGAAAGTCAAAATCAAGTACAAGAAAACGTAGAAGTCATTGAAGTTCGTGGCTTGCGAGCATCAAACAAAGAGAATATTAATACAAAAAGATTCGCGACTGCAGTTGTTGATGCAGTGAGCGCTGAAGATATTGGTAAATTTCCTGATTCAGACGTGGGTCAAGCGTTAGGGCGTATTCCAGGTATTAGCGTTGGACGAGCTTTTGGTCAAGGTAGTTCTGTATCAATTAGAGGTACTGATCCTTCTATGACGTTGACTACGTTAAACGGCCAGAATGTGGCTTCAACTGGTTGGTATGATCAAATGAATTTAGACCGTTCATTTAATTATTCTATGTTACCGTCACAGCTGATAGGCGGAATTGAAGTTTATAAAGCGACACAGGCGAATCTGGTTGAAGGTGGTATCGGTGGTACAGTAATCGTAAAAACACGCAAGCCTCTTGATTTAGAATCTAATACATCGTTTCTTTCGCTAAAAGGCGAGTATGGTACCCTAAACGAGGAGATATCTCCTGAAGTTTCTGGGCTATACAGTTGGAAAAACAAAGATGAAACTTTTGGTGTACTTGTAGCCGCTGCATACATCGATCGTGAATATCTTCGTCAAGGCACCGAAGCCGATCTTGATTGGGGTGGAAACTCATCAGTACAACCTTCAAGTTTTTTACAAGATCAAGAGCGCACAGCTATAGATGTAACGCTTCAATATCGTCCAACAGAAAAGCTTGAATTGGGTATTCACGCACTTTCATTAGAGCTCGGCGCTGACAGCACTGGTGCTAATATGTACTTTGGTACTGATAATAACTGGGGCGCTTGGACACCGGAAGAATCAGTATGTAAAACTTACAATGCTGCTGGCGTCTGTACATATAGCGATACGCCAAAAGATAGAGGAAGCAACGTATTTTTCCAAAATTGGGCTCGCCAAGGAGAAATGACTTCAGACACTCTAGAATTTAACTGGAAGTACCAGTCTGATACTTATGAAATCTCAGGTGTTCTTGGTCATTCGAAAGCGGAAGGTGGTACAGACATGAGTGCTAACTTTGGTTTTGGTTGGTGGGGAAATGCTTATGTTGATGGAAATGGACTAAAGCAAACGTCCGATGCTAACTTCGACCAAGTAAACTGGTGGGGGGTCGTAGATGCAACTGGTAAACAAATAAAACTTGATGGTGCTGATCTTGGCTTTACCGTTGAACAGCTACCTGCATATGGTACAACATCTACTTGGACAGGTATAAAGGGTCCAAATAAAGATGAGGAAGTGTATGGTCAAGTTGATTTTGATTACTACGTTGACTTTGGCGCGATCAACAAACTTGAGTTTGGGGTAAGATATACTGAACATGAATTTGAGAAAAAGCTATATACGGCTGTATACGACCAGTCAAAAATAACAGCCCCAGCAGATGGTGAAAATGCAGGAGGTTTTGCCAACTATTTTAGTGTTCAGGATTTATATAGCGGTACAATGCCAATTGGCTATGATGGTTGGACTATTCCTCGTGCAAACCGAGATGCAATGATTAATGCTACATTGTCTCTAATCGATCAGTTTGCTTATAACCGTTCGGGCTACGGAAAAATAGAAGAAGACAATCTGTCATTGTATGCTATGGCGTCTTTTGAAGGCGAAGGTTTCCGGGGTAACTTCGGGCTAAGATATGTCAGTACAGATGTGACTTCAAAAGGTCATATCATCGATAATAGCCCAGCTGATATTCTTGCAAATAACAATGGTTGGAGCGAAGCTCCAGTAGGTGTTGATGGTGATTACAATGATGTGTTGCCAAGTGCTAATATTACCTTTGACCTATCTGAAGACTTAATTCTTCGCGTTTCAGCTGGTCAAGCTATTACTCGTCCAAACTACGATAACTTACTACTTTCAAAAGTAACTGGTTATCCTGATGACCGTATTGGTAATGAGGAGATTACTTACGGTAATCCTGACCTGAAACCAATGAAATCATCTCAAGCTGATGTTAGTTTAGAGTATTATTATGGTGAAGATGGCCTATTTGCCGTAACTTACTTTATAAAGGATGTGAGTAATTTTATTGTTGCGACGACTGATTTTAATCAACAAATTGGTGTAATTAATAATGACCTTACTACACCAGCTGATGATTGGACCGTAAATCGCTATAAAAATGCAGGTGGCGGCGAGATTGATGGCGTTGAATTCCAGTGGAATCATGCTTGGGATAATGGGTTTGGTATAAACGCTAACTACACATACACAGATGCAGGTGCACCAGCAGAGGTTTATACTGATAATCTATCCCGTTTTACCGAGTCATCAGAGCATATGCTAAATCTAGTTGGCTATTGGGAAAATGATGAATTCTCGGCGAGAGCAGCGTATAACTGGAGATCTGAATACATGATTCGTGAATATGGTAACTATTACGGAAACCGTATGCACGATGACTTTGGTACACTTGATTTAACTTTCGGTTGGCAAGTTACAGACTACGCAGCGTTGACATTTGAAGTCGTAAATGTTACCGAGGAAGATGATGTTCAGTATGGTGCGGCAGAGGTTGGTGCTGATGTTAAGCCTGCGCTTCAGGATGGTTTCCCAACATGGTCTTTCCGTGGCGAAGCAACTTATAGATTAGGTGTTAATTTTAACTTCTAA